A window of the Cystobacter fuscus genome harbors these coding sequences:
- a CDS encoding DUF6310 domain-containing protein, giving the protein MRLRACIALLLYVSACATSAPSPEEPVDWDPRYANLQRAAALPWTDGGRCAVREASEPWPVLAERCYQALDHDRIEFHDITGRCAVASAGAAAMGLGVCVLAAPEIIVGAVVVAGIVVVGFAISEALEAYEKKGRPQVRPPTLPPPTLPVPETRPVPEARPVPEVKPVPVTKPAPQETSPEKGPKPEPKGPDFFPPLEPPETSERDRNRCEPIPKNYHRGGNKLHNKCADRIPNNINPGGDVFVNGKDFDALQLATRTLWEVKTDNFDTYPPDLREIVVESQVEELRDERALALACGFNFRVGVRSPAHKAALERAARDLRGLIVVMEWC; this is encoded by the coding sequence ATGCGTCTCCGAGCGTGCATCGCACTTCTGCTCTACGTCTCCGCCTGCGCGACGTCAGCGCCAAGCCCGGAAGAGCCCGTGGACTGGGACCCGAGGTATGCCAACCTCCAGCGAGCGGCGGCGCTGCCCTGGACGGATGGGGGGCGGTGCGCCGTCCGCGAAGCTTCCGAGCCCTGGCCCGTGCTGGCGGAGCGGTGCTATCAGGCCCTCGACCATGACCGGATCGAGTTCCACGACATCACCGGACGATGCGCGGTGGCCTCAGCGGGCGCTGCGGCAATGGGGCTCGGAGTCTGTGTGCTGGCCGCACCTGAGATCATCGTGGGGGCGGTAGTTGTGGCGGGCATTGTGGTGGTGGGCTTCGCGATCTCAGAGGCGCTGGAGGCTTACGAGAAGAAGGGCCGTCCCCAGGTTCGGCCGCCTACGCTGCCGCCGCCTACGCTGCCGGTGCCTGAGACGCGGCCTGTGCCGGAAGCGCGGCCGGTGCCTGAAGTGAAGCCCGTGCCTGTAACGAAGCCCGCCCCGCAGGAGACCTCGCCGGAAAAAGGGCCCAAGCCGGAGCCCAAGGGGCCGGATTTTTTCCCACCGCTGGAGCCACCCGAAACCTCGGAGCGAGATCGCAACAGGTGCGAGCCCATACCGAAAAATTATCACCGTGGCGGTAATAAATTGCACAACAAGTGCGCCGACAGAATTCCGAATAACATTAACCCAGGTGGGGATGTGTTCGTGAATGGGAAGGACTTCGACGCGCTGCAACTGGCCACGCGCACGCTGTGGGAGGTCAAGACCGATAACTTCGACACGTACCCGCCCGACCTTCGAGAAATTGTGGTCGAGAGTCAGGTGGAAGAGTTGCGGGATGAGCGTGCCCTCGCTCTGGCCTGTGGATTTAACTTCCGGGTCGGCGTGCGAAGCCCCGCGCACAAAGCCGCACTGGAGCGCGCTGCCCGCGATCTCAGGGGACTTATCGTCGTCATGGAGTGGTGCTGA
- a CDS encoding DUF5953 family protein has protein sequence MPATQENEIAITVYAPALVGNDGRPLSVVHGMERAIPGLHLEWTISSEGKRIPVPQREAFLARGRPKGRGFPLLRNGDDDFRVTVTGLELPAGSSPGGQAQLEIHAVLPLTVDGIAAAANVLEAIAEGARAFWGHATPFSAGVDIARQTKNWPDDLEPPPRGLPVLKSASAMRVPEIPYDLGWLNYWSAAAARTIGFPDPARDAELLSRARHTATGGWVVQLTDAPLDLDNPAHLDALKRAYERFPEIGGRSTP, from the coding sequence ATGCCAGCCACACAAGAAAATGAAATTGCCATTACCGTTTATGCGCCTGCTCTGGTGGGCAACGATGGTCGCCCTTTGAGCGTTGTTCATGGCATGGAGCGCGCGATCCCTGGTTTGCACCTGGAGTGGACGATTTCTAGCGAGGGAAAGCGCATCCCAGTGCCGCAGCGCGAGGCATTCCTCGCCCGAGGGAGGCCAAAAGGGCGTGGGTTTCCGCTCCTCCGCAACGGGGATGATGACTTCCGGGTCACGGTCACTGGATTGGAATTACCTGCGGGCAGTTCGCCGGGTGGCCAAGCCCAGCTTGAGATTCATGCGGTGTTGCCTCTCACCGTAGACGGTATCGCGGCGGCAGCGAATGTGCTGGAAGCCATAGCAGAGGGTGCTCGCGCGTTCTGGGGGCACGCAACGCCATTCAGCGCAGGAGTGGACATCGCGCGCCAGACGAAGAATTGGCCAGACGATCTGGAGCCTCCGCCGCGAGGGCTGCCGGTACTCAAGTCCGCTAGTGCCATGCGCGTGCCTGAGATTCCGTATGACCTCGGATGGTTGAACTACTGGTCGGCCGCTGCCGCACGCACCATCGGCTTTCCGGACCCCGCCCGCGACGCGGAGTTGCTGTCACGGGCGCGGCACACGGCGACGGGCGGGTGGGTCGTGCAGCTCACCGATGCCCCACTCGACCTGGACAACCCCGCCCACCTGGACGCGCTCAAACGGGCCTACGAGCGCTTCCCGGAGATCGGCGGGCGCTCCACGCCTTGA
- a CDS encoding ISAzo13 family transposase: protein MDEGALLKVIQSKYEALRAGMNEAVRRRWAAAEAIAMGSKGARLVAQATGLSLPTIRRGMRELKQGIPLEVYRARRPGGGRKKATARDETLLADLEALVDPVTRGDPTSPLRWTCKSTLKLAEELHNQGHGISAHTVGEILHRQGYSMQSNRKTHEGAQHTDRNAQFEYVNARVKEFQGRGSPVISVDAKKKELVGDFKNAGREWTPKGQPPQVRAYDFVDKELGKALPYGVYDVGANEGWVSVGVTHDTPAFALATIRTWWLEMGVVRYPKAKELLIIADSGGSNSARARLWKVELQRLADETGLRMAVSHLPPGTSKWNKIEHRMFCHITHNWRGRPLESREVIVNLIGSTTTAKGLHIQASLDMADYPTGIKVRDDEVEALKLKRDDFHGEWNYMLLPK, encoded by the coding sequence ATGGACGAGGGCGCATTGCTAAAGGTCATCCAGAGCAAGTACGAAGCACTGCGCGCTGGCATGAATGAGGCGGTCCGTCGACGGTGGGCGGCAGCAGAGGCCATTGCGATGGGGTCCAAAGGAGCTCGGCTGGTCGCCCAAGCTACAGGACTGTCGCTGCCAACGATTCGACGGGGAATGAGGGAACTGAAGCAAGGCATTCCGCTAGAGGTGTACCGCGCACGTCGACCCGGTGGAGGCCGAAAGAAGGCAACCGCAAGGGATGAAACGTTGCTGGCGGACCTCGAAGCATTGGTTGACCCAGTGACCCGCGGCGATCCCACCTCTCCGTTGCGTTGGACGTGCAAGAGCACTTTGAAACTCGCAGAGGAGTTGCACAACCAGGGCCATGGCATCAGCGCCCATACGGTGGGCGAGATTCTCCACCGGCAGGGTTATAGCATGCAGAGCAATCGTAAGACCCATGAGGGGGCCCAACACACGGATCGCAATGCGCAGTTCGAGTACGTGAACGCCCGGGTGAAGGAGTTCCAGGGGCGAGGCTCTCCGGTCATCTCCGTGGACGCCAAGAAGAAGGAACTGGTGGGGGACTTCAAGAATGCTGGGCGAGAGTGGACTCCAAAGGGCCAGCCACCTCAAGTGCGCGCCTACGACTTCGTAGACAAGGAGCTGGGCAAAGCCCTGCCCTATGGCGTCTACGATGTGGGAGCCAACGAAGGCTGGGTGAGCGTTGGGGTAACGCATGACACCCCGGCCTTCGCGCTCGCAACCATTCGGACATGGTGGTTGGAGATGGGCGTCGTACGCTACCCGAAGGCAAAGGAGTTGCTCATCATCGCCGACAGTGGCGGTAGCAACAGCGCCCGTGCCCGACTGTGGAAGGTGGAGTTGCAGCGTCTGGCGGACGAAACGGGCTTGCGGATGGCCGTCAGCCATCTGCCACCTGGCACCAGCAAGTGGAACAAAATCGAACATCGCATGTTCTGCCACATTACTCACAACTGGCGCGGACGCCCGTTGGAGAGCCGAGAAGTCATCGTCAATCTGATTGGCAGCACGACAACGGCAAAGGGACTCCACATTCAGGCCAGTCTCGACATGGCGGACTACCCCACGGGCATCAAGGTACGTGACGACGAGGTGGAAGCATTGAAACTCAAGCGCGATGACTTCCATGGAGAATGGAACTACATGCTCCTTCCCAAGTAG
- a CDS encoding Imm52 family immunity protein — MSETYGIKAYWGHRPESAEQCARRAEEFFRLLAECHPAFARWYEKSSSEREGLQLGFEPTRETFLKFFGREKYQSGKDGFRFGAWTGREADDQGAMVMLRCGSKGEVAPNNLWLFLPREALGEERVLTAPVVAGAMRAIAVAWEPEWAVATADGLWDELSGGSRLGCFVGWMTYFSRERGEVPPLAAPVRGEPLGDKGTLITLTPERLTPSNPEHVALAWRAQTELEERGLFRLMVPPGSRRNTGTVPE, encoded by the coding sequence ATGAGCGAGACGTACGGAATAAAAGCCTACTGGGGCCACAGGCCCGAGTCGGCTGAGCAATGCGCGCGCCGGGCGGAGGAATTCTTCCGGCTCCTCGCGGAGTGCCACCCCGCTTTTGCCCGGTGGTACGAGAAGAGCAGTTCGGAACGCGAGGGGCTGCAGCTCGGCTTTGAGCCCACCCGCGAAACATTCCTTAAATTCTTCGGCCGGGAGAAGTACCAGAGCGGAAAGGATGGCTTCAGGTTCGGCGCATGGACGGGCCGTGAGGCGGACGATCAGGGCGCCATGGTCATGCTCAGGTGCGGCTCGAAGGGGGAGGTGGCACCCAACAACCTATGGCTCTTCTTGCCCAGGGAGGCCCTGGGCGAGGAGCGTGTGCTCACGGCTCCCGTTGTCGCCGGCGCTATGCGCGCCATTGCGGTGGCGTGGGAGCCTGAGTGGGCGGTCGCGACCGCTGACGGGCTGTGGGACGAGCTCTCTGGAGGCAGTCGGCTCGGCTGCTTCGTGGGATGGATGACGTACTTCTCGCGGGAGCGGGGCGAGGTGCCACCGCTGGCGGCGCCGGTGCGAGGCGAGCCCCTGGGTGACAAGGGCACGCTGATCACGCTCACCCCCGAGCGCCTCACCCCAAGCAATCCGGAGCACGTGGCGCTCGCATGGCGGGCGCAGACGGAACTCGAGGAGCGTGGGCTGTTCAGGTTGATGGTTCCGCCAGGGTCCAGGCGGAACACCGGAACCGTGCCCGAGTGA
- a CDS encoding NADPH-dependent F420 reductase: protein MKIGIIGAGHIGKSLVKRLSAAGHDVKVANSRGPETIGADVLSSGGRAVSAAEAAVDVDVVILSIPPQSILRVAPLIARLPSETVVIDTSNYYPLRDGKIDAIEAGQVESLWVAERLGRPIVKAWNSIGSDSLAKRGKPAGTPDRIALPVAADRETDRKVGMALVEDTGFDAFYSGTLAESWRQQPGAPAYCTDLTREEMLAALAAAEAARLPKRRDLVVAALIERVGDGKKNPDAEYGVRLSRALYM, encoded by the coding sequence ATGAAGATTGGCATTATTGGCGCTGGCCATATTGGGAAGAGCTTGGTGAAAAGGCTGAGCGCGGCCGGACACGACGTGAAGGTCGCCAACTCCCGCGGCCCGGAGACGATCGGAGCCGACGTGCTGTCCTCAGGAGGACGCGCGGTTTCGGCGGCGGAAGCCGCAGTGGACGTTGACGTTGTGATCCTCTCGATTCCTCCGCAGAGTATTCTGAGGGTTGCACCGCTGATCGCCCGCCTGCCATCCGAGACTGTTGTTATCGACACCTCGAATTACTATCCGCTTCGCGACGGTAAGATCGACGCCATCGAAGCGGGTCAAGTCGAGAGCCTGTGGGTGGCCGAGCGATTGGGCCGACCGATCGTCAAGGCATGGAACTCGATCGGTTCCGACTCTTTAGCGAAGAGGGGGAAGCCCGCGGGGACTCCGGACCGCATCGCTCTCCCCGTCGCGGCCGATCGCGAAACGGATCGCAAGGTGGGAATGGCGCTCGTCGAAGACACCGGGTTCGATGCCTTCTATTCGGGGACGCTCGCGGAGTCCTGGCGGCAGCAGCCTGGCGCGCCCGCTTACTGCACGGACCTTACCCGCGAGGAGATGCTGGCCGCGCTGGCGGCAGCCGAGGCGGCGCGATTGCCCAAGCGGCGTGACCTGGTGGTGGCGGCATTGATCGAACGTGTTGGCGACGGTAAAAAAAATCCTGATGCGGAGTATGGTGTTCGTCTGAGTCGCGCGTTGTATATGTGA
- a CDS encoding MarR family winged helix-turn-helix transcriptional regulator: MKQRNVGTQISFALYSATNRMVRLHKPFLEPLGLTFPQYLATLELLDSAPLSVGELGARLDMDTGTITPLLKRLEVSGMVTRTRDPADERRVLVDLTPDGRALEAEIRGITDKIKSACQMTQKELNDLRRTLETFAYPAPK, translated from the coding sequence TTGAAACAACGGAACGTCGGCACACAGATTTCCTTCGCGCTTTACAGCGCAACGAACCGGATGGTGCGGCTGCACAAGCCGTTCCTTGAGCCGTTGGGCCTGACCTTCCCCCAGTATCTCGCAACCCTGGAGTTGCTGGATAGCGCGCCACTTTCGGTCGGCGAATTGGGTGCCCGCCTGGACATGGATACGGGAACTATCACGCCGCTACTCAAGCGGCTTGAGGTCTCTGGGATGGTCACGCGAACACGCGACCCCGCCGACGAACGCCGCGTGCTGGTCGACCTGACACCTGATGGTCGCGCCCTCGAAGCCGAGATCCGAGGCATCACCGACAAGATCAAGTCGGCATGCCAGATGACCCAGAAGGAACTGAACGACCTCCGCCGTACGCTCGAAACGTTTGCGTACCCTGCACCCAAGTGA
- a CDS encoding DUF2381 family protein, which produces MEGKAYSYTREEGTQAVSLAVRLLLSNPSAEPWTTAGAALVDSAGEQVDLSAFQRAPIVPGTDGNVVVGTEREPGRLACPCTLKLWEAQGSRTVTFGNVRFPEGPKPGR; this is translated from the coding sequence GTGGAGGGCAAGGCGTACAGCTACACCCGAGAGGAAGGCACCCAGGCAGTGAGCCTCGCCGTGCGGTTGCTGCTGTCCAACCCGAGCGCGGAGCCCTGGACTACGGCGGGCGCGGCCCTGGTGGACTCGGCGGGGGAACAGGTGGATCTGTCCGCCTTCCAGCGCGCGCCTATCGTCCCCGGCACTGATGGAAACGTGGTGGTGGGCACGGAGAGGGAGCCGGGGCGGCTCGCTTGCCCCTGCACGCTCAAGCTCTGGGAAGCGCAGGGGTCGCGCACCGTCACCTTTGGTAACGTCCGCTTCCCCGAGGGGCCGAAACCGGGGCGTTGA
- a CDS encoding sigma-70 family RNA polymerase sigma factor, translating to MPSEQIESFLSHAPPALVPALRAHSGLEAALEGLVREARGAWPEVHMEVSGFLSHVARRLPSSGEAHEVLAGLHAGDTFLAFACMRGDARAAEALDARLLSQVGTWLPREPPARVDELRQLLRQRLLVPEGGAPPKLASYSGRGPLAQWVRAVALRLLIDQRRATPREVPLEQAPVALAESIGVDPELAFIRQRHQEDFRVAFRSALARLDSQERNLLRLHHVHGLSVDSVGATYQTSRSTAARWIVRARERLMALIREELTTRLALTPDELNSLLRLVQSQLDVSLHQLMAD from the coding sequence ATGCCGTCCGAGCAGATCGAGTCCTTCCTCTCCCATGCGCCACCGGCGCTCGTCCCGGCGCTGCGGGCGCATTCCGGCCTGGAGGCGGCGCTCGAGGGCCTGGTGCGGGAGGCGCGCGGGGCCTGGCCGGAGGTGCACATGGAGGTCAGCGGCTTCCTGTCGCATGTGGCGCGGAGGCTGCCCTCCTCCGGCGAGGCCCACGAGGTGCTCGCGGGCCTGCACGCGGGGGACACCTTCCTCGCCTTCGCCTGCATGCGAGGTGATGCGCGGGCCGCGGAGGCGCTCGACGCACGGCTGCTGTCCCAGGTGGGGACGTGGCTGCCGCGCGAGCCGCCCGCACGGGTGGATGAGCTGCGGCAGTTGCTGCGCCAGCGGCTGCTCGTCCCGGAGGGCGGTGCGCCACCGAAGCTGGCCTCCTACTCCGGCCGCGGTCCGCTGGCGCAGTGGGTGCGGGCGGTGGCGCTGCGGCTGCTCATCGACCAGCGGCGGGCCACGCCCCGGGAAGTACCACTGGAGCAGGCGCCGGTGGCGCTGGCGGAGAGCATCGGCGTGGACCCCGAGCTGGCCTTCATCCGGCAGCGGCACCAGGAGGACTTCCGCGTGGCCTTCCGCTCCGCGCTGGCGCGGCTGGACAGCCAGGAGCGCAACCTGCTGCGGCTGCACCACGTGCACGGGCTGTCCGTGGACTCGGTGGGGGCCACGTACCAGACGTCCCGCTCCACGGCGGCGCGGTGGATCGTCCGGGCCCGGGAGCGGCTGATGGCGCTCATCCGCGAGGAGCTGACCACGCGGCTGGCGCTGACTCCCGACGAGCTCAACAGCCTGCTGCGTCTCGTCCAGAGCCAGCTCGACGTCAGCCTGCACCAACTGATGGCGGACTGA
- a CDS encoding tetratricopeptide repeat-containing serine/threonine-protein kinase: MSACPDENELVEGARGLLSAEARARLEAHLDGCAACCAVVAGLEVDGPPPVKDSERLAPAGPGEAPQPGEHVGRYVLLRRVGEGGMGVVFAAYDPDLDRQVALKLLKPGALANAQARGRLVREAQALARLSHPNVVTVHDVGTDGDTVFLAMELVRGRTLRGWLEETPRPWREVLACFLQAGRGLAAAHAVGLVHRDFKPDNVLLGDDGQVRVTDFGLARADPAAGAPPGPPVGDVLPTEAPPSRGDSVGVRLGTPAYMSPEQWRGEHADASSDQYSFCVALHEALFGQRPSKAGPARTRAGAEAGPAARGAGVPGAVRRAVLRGLAEEPSGRHSSLNALLTRLDSALHARRWRWAAATLAVGVVASAATGFILARGQAARVCTGLEARLAGTWDAAHRTRLEQRFLQSGLPAPGEAFHSTARALDAYAEALVAQQRQSCEDTHVRRTQSERLMDLRAACLDGRREALHSLVVLLEEGEREALSRAPETARQLLSLSACEDRAVLARVDPLPQEPAARARVAALRQELDGLHMRFVASSNTRELPRLEEMVTELRALGHRPTLARALLRLGEAQDSAGRYTVGREVLEEAVRVAEAGHDDETAARAWNRLLSIEGQALGLVAEAQRTARMAEAALARLGPEGAPEVAAEMYRFRASLSHRQGEFARALTDCERAQALLERVRGPQDVSLTDPLSCMGLALNGLGRYAEAAGHYSRALGLVEAVYGLNHPLRAVQLNNVATALRLQGKVAEAVSLHEEALALGERHFGQAHPNTSMLRVNLGDALAKQGRLQEALPHYERALSMLRGADGQHLRAAAVLLSLGNARADLGQVRQAEAAYREALVLQEARLGPRHPDVALSRNNLGSVALDAGHLDEARAHFEAARELWEAALGPEHPKVASALHNLGHVELRQHRVHRALVYLRRALAVREKALGGEHPRVVQTLGLLGLALVEAGQAQEARELLERAVALSTRLELAPADVARVRFALARVLWSSRGERERALALAREAQAAYQGDGSTHASGSREVHNWLAVREVSRR, translated from the coding sequence ATGTCTGCCTGCCCCGACGAGAACGAGCTGGTGGAGGGCGCACGGGGGCTCCTGTCCGCGGAGGCCAGGGCAAGGCTGGAGGCCCATCTGGACGGGTGCGCGGCCTGCTGCGCGGTGGTGGCGGGCCTGGAAGTGGACGGGCCTCCCCCCGTGAAGGACAGCGAGCGCCTGGCGCCGGCCGGGCCCGGTGAGGCGCCCCAGCCGGGAGAGCACGTGGGCCGCTACGTGCTGCTGCGCCGCGTGGGCGAGGGCGGCATGGGAGTGGTCTTCGCCGCGTATGATCCGGACCTGGACCGGCAGGTGGCGCTCAAGCTGCTCAAGCCCGGGGCGCTCGCGAACGCGCAAGCACGGGGGCGGCTGGTGCGCGAGGCTCAGGCGCTGGCGCGACTGTCGCACCCGAATGTCGTCACGGTGCACGACGTGGGCACGGACGGGGACACCGTCTTCCTCGCCATGGAGCTGGTGCGGGGGCGGACGCTGCGCGGCTGGCTGGAGGAGACACCCCGGCCCTGGCGTGAGGTGCTGGCATGCTTCCTCCAGGCGGGCCGGGGGCTGGCCGCCGCGCATGCGGTGGGGTTGGTGCACCGCGACTTCAAGCCGGACAACGTGCTGCTGGGAGACGACGGACAGGTACGCGTCACCGACTTCGGCCTCGCCCGGGCGGACCCCGCCGCCGGGGCGCCCCCCGGCCCGCCCGTTGGAGACGTCCTGCCCACGGAGGCTCCCCCCAGCAGGGGTGACAGCGTCGGAGTCCGGCTGGGGACACCCGCCTATATGTCCCCGGAGCAATGGCGGGGCGAGCACGCGGACGCGAGCAGCGACCAGTACAGCTTCTGCGTGGCGCTGCACGAGGCACTCTTCGGCCAACGGCCCTCCAAGGCCGGCCCGGCACGGACGCGAGCCGGAGCGGAGGCGGGGCCAGCGGCGCGCGGCGCGGGCGTCCCCGGAGCCGTGCGGCGGGCCGTGCTGCGCGGACTGGCCGAGGAGCCCTCCGGGCGCCACTCCTCCCTGAACGCACTGCTGACACGGCTCGACTCCGCCCTGCACGCGCGACGCTGGCGCTGGGCGGCGGCGACGCTGGCGGTGGGCGTGGTGGCCAGCGCCGCCACGGGCTTCATCCTGGCGCGAGGACAGGCCGCGCGGGTGTGCACCGGCTTGGAGGCCCGGCTGGCGGGCACCTGGGACGCGGCGCACCGCACCCGGCTGGAGCAGCGCTTCCTCCAGAGCGGACTGCCCGCCCCCGGCGAGGCCTTCCACTCCACCGCGCGAGCCCTGGACGCATATGCCGAGGCCCTGGTGGCACAGCAGCGGCAGTCCTGCGAGGACACGCACGTGCGGCGGACCCAGTCCGAGCGGCTGATGGATCTGCGCGCCGCGTGCCTGGATGGCAGGCGAGAGGCGCTCCACTCCCTGGTGGTGCTGCTGGAGGAAGGGGAGCGGGAGGCACTCTCGCGGGCACCCGAGACGGCGCGGCAGTTGCTCTCGCTCTCCGCGTGCGAGGACCGGGCCGTGCTCGCCCGCGTGGATCCGCTGCCGCAGGAGCCCGCGGCCCGGGCACGGGTGGCGGCGTTGCGCCAGGAGTTGGACGGGCTGCACATGCGGTTCGTGGCCAGCTCCAACACGCGCGAGCTGCCCCGGCTGGAGGAGATGGTGACGGAGCTGCGCGCACTGGGGCATCGGCCCACGCTGGCGCGCGCGCTCCTCCGGTTGGGCGAGGCGCAGGACAGCGCCGGGCGCTACACCGTGGGGCGCGAGGTGCTGGAGGAGGCCGTGCGCGTGGCGGAGGCCGGGCACGACGACGAGACGGCCGCGCGCGCCTGGAACCGCCTCCTCAGTATCGAGGGACAGGCACTGGGCCTGGTGGCGGAGGCCCAGCGCACCGCGCGCATGGCGGAGGCCGCCCTGGCGCGGCTGGGGCCCGAGGGCGCTCCGGAGGTGGCGGCGGAGATGTACCGCTTCCGCGCCAGCTTGAGCCACCGGCAGGGCGAGTTCGCGCGGGCACTCACCGACTGCGAGCGGGCCCAGGCCCTGCTGGAACGGGTGCGCGGACCGCAAGACGTGTCCCTCACCGACCCCCTCAGCTGCATGGGTCTGGCCCTCAACGGGCTGGGGCGCTACGCCGAGGCGGCCGGACACTACTCGCGCGCCCTGGGACTGGTGGAAGCCGTGTATGGGCTCAACCACCCGTTGCGCGCGGTGCAGCTCAACAACGTGGCCACCGCGCTGCGGCTCCAGGGGAAGGTGGCCGAGGCGGTGTCCCTCCATGAGGAGGCGCTGGCCCTGGGCGAGCGGCACTTCGGGCAGGCCCACCCCAACACCAGCATGCTGCGGGTGAACCTGGGCGACGCGTTGGCCAAGCAGGGCCGGCTACAAGAGGCGCTGCCCCATTACGAGCGGGCCCTGAGCATGCTGCGTGGAGCGGACGGCCAGCACCTGCGCGCGGCGGCCGTGCTGCTCAGCCTGGGCAACGCGCGGGCGGACCTGGGGCAGGTGAGGCAGGCGGAGGCGGCCTACCGCGAGGCGCTCGTCCTCCAGGAGGCGCGGCTGGGCCCCCGGCACCCGGACGTGGCCCTGTCACGCAACAACCTGGGCTCGGTGGCGCTCGACGCGGGCCACCTGGACGAGGCCCGCGCCCACTTCGAGGCGGCGCGCGAGCTGTGGGAGGCGGCGCTCGGCCCGGAGCATCCCAAGGTGGCCAGCGCGCTGCACAACCTGGGACACGTGGAGCTGCGCCAGCACCGGGTGCACCGGGCACTCGTCTACCTGCGAAGGGCCCTGGCGGTGCGCGAGAAGGCGCTGGGGGGGGAGCACCCCCGTGTGGTGCAGACGCTCGGCCTGCTGGGCCTGGCGCTGGTGGAGGCGGGCCAGGCCCAGGAGGCGCGCGAGCTGCTGGAGCGGGCCGTGGCGCTCTCCACCCGGCTGGAGCTGGCCCCGGCCGACGTGGCCCGGGTGCGCTTCGCGCTCGCCCGTGTCCTCTGGTCCTCGCGTGGGGAGCGGGAGCGGGCCCTGGCCCTGGCTCGTGAGGCCCAGGCCGCCTATCAGGGTGACGGCTCCACCCATGCGTCAGGATCGCGTGAGGTACACAACTGGCTGGCCGTCCGTGAGGTGTCTCGAAGGTAG